The sequence tacaatttatatttatttattaggacctaacttttaattatcttatgATTTAATCTTTCTAGTAAATTTAggatagtttattattttaattctttaattctttatttcttttataattatcaatgatGTCTGTTCTAGTGTACTTCTAAGGTTTGGATGGTATAGATTGGATTCAAGTTCATGGCTTACTATGCATTGCAAAATTCCAGgaaaatattctatttttttcctctctttttgttctttatttttctacatGCAATGACATTGAGGACAATGTTAAACTTAAGTGTGGGGGAGGGAAATAGAATATTTCTTCGATTAAACTTTATACGTCATATGCCATGAGAATTAGCAACTTTGGTTAATCTTttgcaaaatttaaaatttttccactcagcctttttttattattttatataagagTCGGTGAAAGAATGCTATTATGTTAAGATTCTTGAACTCTTGAGTTAGTTTTTAACATGTATAAATGTGAACTCATGAGTTATTTGTACTTAAATGATCAAGTGTTCATCTTTGGCATATGGACATGATGAATAGTTTAGCAACATTCGACATGGGTATATGATTAGAAGTGTATGATTTAGATTATGATTTCCTTGTTATTAAATTGGCTTGCCTAAGTTTGTGAGATATGATATAAGCAAGTTTAAAGCTCTAAGTTTAATAACTCTACTCCGCTAATTTTAGTTGTTTAGTAACCGGGGATCTTCATGACCTAATCAGGCAAGGCTCGTTTCACCTAATTAGGCAAAGAAGctctaactcccaacaagACCCTAAAATAACTTGTACCTAGAaaccataattataaaaaaataaagattgtttaacataaacataCATTTAGATTAGACTAAGTTTGCAAAATACCAAGCCTtgacttgataaattcactaagttcataaagaataaaaaaaaagagttaactcaaataattaatattcaatgACTCCCCTTACataaaaattcatactagtttatatatatgcCTCAAGACAccctaattttataataataacgaaataaataacaataagactagaaatataatttttaaattaaaacaatacttctaaccattaaaatatttttttctattaacaATAACCTTAGAATTCGTCCAACTTAAGCCAATATACTAAACATGACAATTAGGCTCAAATAACATATGATATGTGGCCCATTTTTTAGTATTGAACTCTAAATAacttaatttgatttcttagatTAATCTTGAGTTGATCATGCATCtatatattgaaataaattaataaaaagaaattgaggTCCATTATCTTAATTAAGTTCAATCTCACTTGAACTTTGAATCGAATTAGAACTTCTAGTTCAATTAggattagtttaattaaaattacctTTGGAGTTTGAACTTTTAATATCTTGGTGACTCTTTActaaatattgaaaagaatTCTTCTAGtcattaaaattgaattgttttattaaatagGATTTGAAtcattagaatttaattgttTTGGGGTAGATGGATTCTCATTAATATAGACTTTACTCCTTTATGTCATTAAAAGAACTGAAAATATAAGGTGAAGTTTTGGCAGCAAAGCAGAGAGAGAAAAGATCCTCTGGTTAATGCTTCAGCCATGGGTCTCTTGTTTACAATGGAAGTGattgaaaaaggaaaactgGTCAAATGTATCCACAGATTTCGGATGgactttgattaaaattaattaactgtACCTTTTCTATTTACTTGCAAAATAAACTGTAAGTTCTGCTCCTCACGTTTCTTGCTATCTGTTGCCGTAATGGCATTTGGATTTCCAACATTAACTtcaaatcatttatttatttatttattattgttgcagaattttgatttttctttttaacagaAAATGTCAAGATCATTTCTCAGGACCTAAATAATCTCTAAGCCGAAAAGTGCagacaactttttctttattaatttctttttttggccttttctctataaataaaatatatattatattttaataattaatcttaatatattaaacacGCCTAATCAAAATGACATCTctataatacttttttttacaattttatgatctttttatttggaaAACTTCAAatctttattgatttattttatttttcttttatttttctaattgattttctctctactacattttttttatttgtactactaatataatttttttaaagaaagtaTTTCATTGACTCTATAaacatttaaaagaattacatataatattagagTCTAAATTTAGAactcaaaaattttattaatataaatttttaatctattagaatttttaaaaatttaaacctCAATTTTGTGAAtacaattattcttttataaaaataagcattcaatctatatattaatttctgaaatttaaattttttttgaaatatgtatttaatttttaacacatagaatttttttattgacatgtgtatatttttgtattaatatGTGTACTTATTTTACCATATAggattcaaatttatatgtgattttataattttttttattaatttattcattaataaattacattcctaattaaatattgattctaatcattaaagataatataataattatattttaatattttattaactaatcaaatagttttctaattagacaatgataCTAATTTcatcataaataatatattaattatattttaatattatattaactaataagttaattttataattaaataataattctaattatagaaaataacatctaaattatattatgtttaataataaattgattttttaattatataataattttttaatttcaaaaaatgttactattaattatatcaatttatataatactaaccttaattaataaatatttttgaaataattttttatattattgcattaataaaaaatttaaaattttaaaaagaatgaaaaatgacatttaaaatagttagtttgctattaaatatatcaaatattaaatatcaaaacttttattaaattataatttttataatcgaaataataataatggttaTGCAATGCATAGGTAAATCTGGTATTGTGTTTAAAGATATGAATGCTAAGTTCGGATGGtggaataaaataagaaaatattaacatcttagaaatattacaaaaatactattattatttatcttgttaaagttaaaaaaaaggTATCATAAAGGATAAAATTCTTAGGTATCCATTTTTCCAAGTATAAAAGCTCCAGTATCATTTGGTAACGATGGAGAGAGAAGGTGGAGATTAATCTCTTCTCCTATAACCGGGATGATTCTTGTGTTCTACTCCGCGTATATTCTGTTTTCAATTGCACACTTTTCTTCCATAGCAAAATGCAACTCCGACAAATTAAAACAGTTTCATACTTCCCCATACTTGCCTAATCTGAAACcaaatattcattttcttgctttcttcttttccaaGTAAGAAGCTGTTAACCATAACATGCCTCACTATCactggattaaaaaatgcagaAACACGCAACTTATCCAATTTGCAGATCTTGGGATTTATAAACCTCTCCCGGGCTGAATTCTACAACATATTTGGAACGTACTGCAGATAGAAgaacatatgtatatatacgtATAACATCTGTATGCCATGCAGAAATCTGTGTCACACTGTTCACTCTCGAGACAATTGTATCACTGTCGGTATCTTAAGATTAATGGTAATGCCATTTGTTTAGAACAAGTTGGTCAGCAGCAGCCACCCAGCACCACAGTTGGTCAAAAATGGTAACCCAGCCCATTCAAAACAATagcttttaaaattatgtcaATCAGAGAATGAATAGAATACTTTTTATAAGGATTTTTAATAGAGCGCACATATTTCAAAACATTAAGCGCACACATCAGCCACgcaaaacaaaacaaagaatACATGGACGCTAAGCAAAGCAACGATATATGTAACAGAGGACCAAGCCATTAACAATTGCTGAATTACATTTACAAAGTAAATGACCAAAATTCAATCACCAATTGGCACTATACACAAATTTTTCCATGGTGATCACCAAATGAAACCAAAAGACCCTCCCAAATACTAACTCTCTTATCTTACATAACAAAAGAGACAAGCTCCTCAAACATATTAAAACCTCTCTAAAGAATACAAGGTTTGCCCTTCCATtccacttctttttcttcaacaAACTACTTACAGAGATATTAGTAAGATTATCGCCAGCAAAAACATATCATATATACACACTACTTGTACCACTTCCTTGACTCTCTTCGAAAAGATTCAAAACTCCCTCTTCTTGTTAAGTTTGCTGTGTTTGTGACTGGTGGTGTTTAGCTTCCTTCTATATACACTTGATTTTATGAGTTCTAAGCCATAGCAGGGATGCTAGAATTTTGGCGATCCCTGTTGAGGCAATCAAATCCTTCTACTCTAACTGCAGCTGGTTTAAGCCCATAATTCATCCTCACGCACCCTCCTTTGCGTGAAGATGGTGTTGGAGACGACAAACCCGAAGGTGTTGGAATCGACAGTGGTGGGATTGGTGTTAGTTTTTCATCTCCAAATCGAGCATCTTGAATTAATGGGTTAGTGGCCCTGGTAGGAGGGGACCCAGAAAAAAATGGAGGTGACGAGGCTACCTGTGTTGCAGACTCTACCGCATGACCCTCCTGTTATCATAAAGATTACAGTTAATGAAAATCTCAATTTGGCAAACCTATGAGGTACAGAATGATGGATTAAAGTACCCAAAAAAAAGGGTCCATCAAGGAATTAATGGGTTCCACAAACAATTATGACTATGAAACAAGCATTGAAGAAACAATTATTGTTGGGAAATGAAGTTCCAAACAGAACATCCATTTCAAGTAAGAAGAGACATGTTTCAATGCATCCATTAAGATTATCCTATGCACCagtattagaaagaaaaagagaagtgAAGAACGCAAATAGTTTACCTTCATGAGAATAATGTCCAGAAGATCCGCCCCAGCTTTTGACTCGTAAATTTCAGCTTGATGACTGTTATACAAAACATTCCCACACGCATTAACACGACTGACATTGATAAAACTGACTTGCATGgcaaaatggaaaaaagaaaaaagaacaaacaataaaaaatatcaaacctCATGTGCCATCTTAAAGGCCTGATAGGATTGTTAGCCAGAATTCCTACTCGCCGAGGTTTGGGGCAAACAACAGGACCCTTGGGATCATAAATTGAAACCAAGCCTCTACTCTCATCACAGGAGGCAACGGCGTTCTTCTGAAGATTAAAGTGATTCATCTTCAAATTTTGCGCAATAATTCTACAGTAGAACGCCTGTCcatataagaagataaaatcAACTTTAGATAAATCACGCGAGACAAATGATCTATaccaaatataacaaaaaattacTAAACTGATATGGTGAATTATGAAgagcaaaagaaataattatcataCGAGAACTCATTAAAAAATCTACTAAAAGGACCAGATCCACCTATATACGACATCATAACTCCAGATCCATTAAGAAATTACTTATTCACAtcataaaaacacataattatcAACTAATGTTTGTATATTagcttaaatttatatattttataaaagaaaaatcaagacTTCCAAATAGTTGCAGATTCCTTTCTAATCTCAAATTTCACTCCACTTTCTCACCaaccaaacaaaaagaaataacatgATCTGATCAATTCAACAACAGATCTGACGCTTGAGACCATctatcaaaaacaaaaagcatGTAAAGGAACAAAACACGACATCAATTAAACacacacaaaaaagaaaaagcagtCAAAACTACACCGAGAATCAAAAAATATCAGGAGtcactattttaaaaaataaaacgcaaccttttctttaattctgaaaaatatttacaaacatTTGTGAAAATTGTTTAAGATATACAGAAGCTTAAAgccacaaaagaaaaaaaaaaagaaaaaaaaaaaaaacagctaTGAGTAACCAGATCTGacctataattaaaaatctaaaaaagctttaacttttatcatttaattttttttttttttttgtttttgcttataatttatataaaagcaTACTTAACTAAAAACTGTTAAAAGATCAAACGAGTAAATAGTAAACACAAAATAGCAAGTACAGATCTGCAAATAACCAAACATAAACTCAATCTATAAGTCAAGCAAACaaattgagagagagagaggtgtACCTGGGAGGAATCCTCCGATCgaagaaagcaaaaaaaaaaaaaaaagtactgCCACGACGAAGAAGAGACCCAAGTTGGGTTTGAGACGAATTTATAGgctttatcttttcttttttctttttcttttttttttcttttgtaagtTTTAGTCTACTTTCCTGTTGTAATAAAAGTCAAAAAACGGAT comes from Ricinus communis isolate WT05 ecotype wild-type chromosome 5, ASM1957865v1, whole genome shotgun sequence and encodes:
- the LOC8272337 gene encoding uncharacterized protein LOC8272337; translation: MNHFNLQKNAVASCDESRGLVSIYDPKGPVVCPKPRRVGILANNPIRPLRWHMSHQAEIYESKAGADLLDIILMKEGHAVESATQVASSPPFFSGSPPTRATNPLIQDARFGDEKLTPIPPLSIPTPSGLSSPTPSSRKGGCVRMNYGLKPAAVRVEGFDCLNRDRQNSSIPAMA